A single window of Toxotes jaculatrix isolate fToxJac2 chromosome 4, fToxJac2.pri, whole genome shotgun sequence DNA harbors:
- the gpr83 gene encoding probable G-protein coupled receptor 83 yields the protein MRAVCVWLSVVLWMGSSDRAAAGAGQRLNDSSLLGDGMFSYKKDLLNVSGQVDNRTTGFFLLDFDEGMLEDWRSLASKKRRGGESQEGSVKVLLVAAYSLIIVVSLFGNTLVCHVLVKNKRTQSATSLFIMNLAVADIFITVLNTPFTLVRFVNSTWVFGRTMCHISRFVQYCSLHVSTLTLTAIALDRRQVILHPLRPRMSPSQGGVWVAVIWIMATCFSLPHAIYQKLLTFTYSKEKERSLCVPDFPEPSDVYWQYIDLLTFILLYMLPLLIITASYTTVACRLWRHNAIGDTTTAQHATQRRKRRRTLAMLLLVVGVFAVCWFPLNCYVVLLSSQAIHSSNALYFCFHWLAMSSTCYNPFIYCCLNPTFRQELRLLFDMCRKRRRAVVGLEPERRPAAICAPCHRTAWPDNRESSKPGHDLPHSGHSTSQQSHASSSQSHNLKDTHVLFTARQALTGRTDILSVEPIVAVS from the exons atgagagctgtgtgtgtttggttatCTGTGGTCCTCTGGATGGGCAGCTCTGATAGGGCAGCAGCAGGTGCGGGACAAAGACTCAACGACTCCTCACTTTTGGGAGATGGGATGTTTTCCTACAAGAAGGATTTACTTAATGTTTCGGGACAGGTGGATAACCGGACTACAGGCTTTTTCCTCCTGGACTTTGACGAGGGTATGCTGGAGGACTGGCGCTCTCTGGCCAGTAAGAAGCGCCGCGGCGGGGAGTCGCAAGAGGGGAgcgtgaaggtgctgctggtggccGCTTACTCTTTGATCATCGTGGTCTCCTTGTTCGGGAACACGCTGGTGTGTCATGTGCTGGTGAAAAACAAGCGCACCCAGTCCGCCACCAGCTTGTTTATTATGAACCTGGCGGTGGCTGACATCTTCATCACTGTGCTCAATACACCCTTCACCCTG GTCCGATTTGTGAACAGCACCTGGGTGTTTGGGAGGACAATGTGTCATATCAGCCGCTTTGTACAGTACTGCTCCCTTCACGTCTCCACTCTCACTCTGACTGCCATCGCACTGGACCGACGACAG gttatTTTACATCCGTTGAGACCTCGCATGTCCCCATCTCAAGGTGGTGTTTGGGTTGCCGTTATCTGGATAATGGCCACCTGCTTCTCCCTCCCACATGCAATCTACCAAAAACTCCTGACTTTTACGTACAG TAAGGAGAAGGAACGCAGCCTGTGCGTCCCTGACTTCCCAGAGCCATCAGACGTCTACTGGCAGTATATTGACCTCTTGACCTTCATATTACTTTATATGCTGCCACTCCTTATCATCACGGCCTCCTACACCACAGTCGCCTGTCGACTGTGGCGCCACAATGCCATAGGTGACACCACAACAGCTCAGCACGCCACCCAGAGAAGAAAGCGCCGGCGGACTTTGGCCATGCTGCTCCTGGTGGTCGGGGTGTTCGCTGTCTGCTGGTTCCCCCTCAACTGCTATGTGGTTCTGCTGTCCAGCCAGGCCATCCACTCCTCCAACGCATTGTACTTCTGCTTTCACTGGCTGGCTATGAGCTCCACCTGTTACAACCCCTTCATCTATTGCTGCCTGAATCCCACCTTTCGCCAGGAGCTCCGGCTCCTCTTTGACATGTGCAGGAAGAGACGGAGGGCGGTGGTTGGGTTGGAGCCTGAGCGCCGCCCTGCAGCCATCTGCGCTCCTTGTCACAGGACTGCCTGGCCGGACAACCGCGAGTCCTCGAAGCCAGGGCACGATTTACCACACTCGGGCCACTCCACTTCACAGCAGAGTCACGCTTCTTCCAGTCAATCCCACAACCTGAAAGATACACATGTGCTGTTCACTGCCAGACAGGCCCTCACAGGGAGAACTGACATCCTCTCAGTGGAGCCCATTGTGGCTGTGAGCTGA
- the ankrd49 gene encoding ankyrin repeat domain-containing protein 49, with the protein MEFPEDFNQLELLSTHGHLIPRGASSLWSGNKNKETEEEEEEEGEHSEEWYLEKERSLEDKPAELILWAAENNRLSTVHRLLTADPLLVHCCDEDGYTPLHRAAYSGHVGVVSALIAAGSKMNPRTIDGWTPLHSACRWSRVSVVSVLLQHGAELNTQTNGGLTPLHLAASHSSSSKSDSAHTLELLLSQRHLKPGLLSSSRETASEIGRRSGPHHFLFEMVEDCVNVVPVS; encoded by the exons ATGGAGTTTCCTGAAGACTTTAATCAGCTTGAGCTTCTGAGCACACATGGACATCTGATCCCCCGCGGGGCCAGCAGCCTATGGTCCGGAAACAAGAAtaaggaaacagaggaggaggaggaggaggagggggagcacAGTGAGGAATGGTATCTCGAAAAGGAGAGAAGTCTTGAAGACAAACCAGCGGAGCTCATTCTGTGGGCAGCGGAAAACAATCGA CTTTCAACAGTCCATAGATTGTTAACTGCTGATCCTTTGCTGGTGCACTGCTGCGATGAGGATGGTTACACGCCGCTGCACCGCGCAGCATACAGCGGTCATGTTGGTGTTGTTTCTGCTTTAATTGCTGCGGGGTCTAAAATGAACCCTCGCACCATTGACGGCTGGACGCCCCTGCACAGTGCCTGCCGTTGGAGCCGCGTCTCTGTGGTGAGTGTCCTCCTTCAGCATGGAGCCGAACTGAACACCCAGACCAACGGTGGGCTCACACCACTACACCTGGCTGCTTCCCACAGCAGCTCCTCAAAATCAGATTCTGCCCATACCTTAGAGCTGCTCCTCTCTCAGCGTCACCTGAAGCCAGggctcctcagcagcagcagagagacggCTAGCGAGATCGGCCGGCGTAGTGGCCcgcatcatttcctgtttgagaTGGTAGAAGACTGTGTCAACGTGGTACCAGTCTCGTGA